A DNA window from Aminipila luticellarii contains the following coding sequences:
- a CDS encoding lysophospholipid acyltransferase family protein, producing MKIIRNIPMAVEFMSALPELKKHKKNIYKYRELGDVEKEREYILKATSTWGKRLVRDLNIHLNVLGKENLPEKGPVVFVANHQGYGDIPICCAVLDAFQTGFIAKKSLSKLPFYGEWIKNIRSVMIDRDDPRGSLRSIETAVEFIKQGFSMVVFPEGHRSKGGEISEFKKGSLRLATKPGVPIVPISINGTYKLFEEKGYMQGNFTVDFLIHPMIETAGLSRTEASNLAAEVEQIVRKGLNKLKSK from the coding sequence ATGAAAATTATACGAAATATACCGATGGCTGTTGAATTTATGTCAGCATTGCCGGAGCTTAAAAAACATAAAAAAAATATATATAAATACAGGGAACTTGGGGACGTTGAAAAAGAAAGAGAATATATTCTCAAGGCCACCTCTACGTGGGGGAAACGCCTTGTGCGGGATTTAAATATTCACTTAAACGTTCTGGGAAAAGAAAATCTTCCGGAAAAAGGGCCGGTCGTATTTGTGGCTAACCATCAGGGATACGGAGATATTCCCATTTGCTGTGCGGTCTTAGACGCATTTCAGACCGGATTTATCGCCAAAAAAAGTTTAAGCAAGCTTCCCTTCTATGGGGAGTGGATTAAAAATATTCGAAGTGTTATGATTGACCGGGATGACCCGAGAGGGTCCCTTCGCTCTATAGAGACCGCTGTTGAATTTATAAAGCAGGGCTTTTCAATGGTTGTTTTTCCCGAAGGACACCGAAGTAAAGGTGGGGAAATATCTGAATTTAAAAAAGGAAGCTTACGGCTTGCTACCAAGCCCGGCGTTCCTATCGTTCCGATTTCCATAAATGGGACTTACAAGCTTTTTGAAGAAAAGGGCTACATGCAGGGCAACTTTACCGTTGATTTTCTCATACACCCTATGATTGAAACCGCCGGACTCTCCCGGACGGAAGCCTCTAATCTGGCTGCTGAAGTGGAACAAATCGTCCGTAAAGGACTGAATAAATTAAAAAGTAAGTAA
- a CDS encoding ATP-binding protein translates to MADCIKFTVTGKPEYIKVVRMGIAALASNAGFDVEAVDDIKLAVDEACKAITCHGFNSWTNMYEVTCELHEDKMMIVITDTGNGRDLKKEYRPCKNCPQDGDLAMVVIKTLMDQAEIKAIYNEQKSIVMVKNK, encoded by the coding sequence ATGGCGGATTGCATTAAATTTACAGTTACGGGAAAACCGGAATATATTAAAGTTGTTAGGATGGGTATTGCTGCACTTGCAAGTAATGCCGGTTTTGACGTGGAAGCTGTGGATGACATAAAGCTTGCTGTAGATGAGGCCTGTAAGGCCATTACATGCCACGGCTTCAATTCATGGACGAACATGTACGAGGTTACTTGTGAGCTTCATGAGGATAAAATGATGATTGTTATTACCGACACAGGTAATGGAAGAGATCTGAAAAAGGAATACAGGCCGTGTAAGAACTGCCCGCAGGACGGAGATCTGGCCATGGTTGTTATAAAAACCTTAATGGATCAGGCAGAAATTAAAGCAATATACAATGAACAAAAAAGTATAGTAATGGTGAAGAATAAATGA
- a CDS encoding SigB/SigF/SigG family RNA polymerase sigma factor, protein MMNQEAFLQYRKSKSIDIRNQIVEAYLYMVEILIRKYMNKGVDYDDLYQVGAMALVSAVDRFDPDKGFEFSSFATPTILGEIKKYFRDKEWSVKVPRRTKEISLKIPAAKEELTEKLGRLPTVDELAEHLNLSSDEVIEAMESGKAYATYSLNQASDPEEVLTFDKFASIEEKGYKSIEDFEVIKSVFKMLADKEKKIFKLRYLENKTQAEIAENLGVSQMTISRAEKNIRKKFHEELNR, encoded by the coding sequence ATGATGAACCAAGAAGCATTCTTACAGTACAGGAAAAGCAAAAGCATTGATATAAGAAATCAAATCGTAGAGGCTTATTTGTACATGGTAGAAATTCTCATAAGAAAATATATGAATAAGGGTGTAGACTACGATGATCTTTATCAAGTGGGTGCTATGGCGCTTGTTTCTGCGGTTGACCGATTTGATCCGGATAAGGGCTTCGAGTTTTCCAGTTTTGCCACGCCTACGATTCTGGGAGAAATAAAAAAATATTTCAGAGATAAGGAATGGAGCGTAAAGGTTCCGAGGAGAACCAAGGAGATAAGCCTTAAAATTCCGGCGGCAAAGGAAGAGCTTACAGAAAAGCTGGGAAGACTGCCAACGGTTGATGAGCTGGCTGAACATTTAAATCTATCCAGCGACGAGGTCATCGAAGCAATGGAAAGCGGAAAAGCGTACGCTACGTATTCCTTGAACCAGGCTTCTGACCCCGAAGAGGTTCTGACGTTTGACAAGTTTGCGTCTATAGAAGAAAAGGGATACAAAAGTATAGAAGATTTTGAAGTAATCAAGTCCGTTTTTAAAATGCTGGCGGATAAAGAGAAAAAAATCTTTAAGCTTCGCTATCTGGAAAATAAAACGCAGGCAGAAATTGCAGAAAATTTAGGGGTATCGCAGATGACCATATCCAGAGCAGAAAAAAATATAAGAAAAAAATTTCACGAAGAACTGAACCGTTAA
- the idi gene encoding isopentenyl-diphosphate Delta-isomerase, with protein sequence MIKKNKIVRNEVILVDTEDKPVGKASKTEAHRKPLLHRAFSVFLYHEDRLLIQQRAFDKYHSGGLWANTCCSHPGDELEITKDAEQRLFDETGIQCSVKEIFCFEYEHQFDEALYEHEYDHVMVGDFDGDFQPNPAEVEAMRWITFSELEKEMAEEPQKFAPWFVIAAPRVMEYLKVGRKKYK encoded by the coding sequence ATGATAAAGAAAAATAAGATAGTACGAAATGAAGTTATTTTAGTGGATACTGAGGATAAGCCCGTAGGAAAAGCTTCAAAAACAGAAGCACATAGGAAACCACTGCTCCACCGGGCATTTTCTGTATTTTTGTATCATGAGGACAGGCTGTTAATTCAGCAGAGGGCTTTTGATAAGTACCATTCCGGGGGATTATGGGCAAATACCTGCTGCTCACACCCCGGAGACGAGTTGGAAATAACCAAGGATGCGGAACAACGGTTGTTTGATGAAACCGGCATCCAGTGCAGCGTAAAAGAAATTTTCTGCTTTGAATATGAGCATCAATTTGATGAAGCTTTATATGAACATGAGTATGATCATGTAATGGTGGGAGATTTTGACGGAGACTTTCAGCCCAATCCGGCGGAAGTGGAGGCTATGCGTTGGATTACCTTTTCTGAATTGGAAAAAGAGATGGCGGAAGAACCGCAGAAATTTGCCCCCTGGTTTGTTATAGCTGCACCCAGAGTTATGGAGTATTTGAAAGTTGGAAGAAAAAAATATAAGTAA
- a CDS encoding YitT family protein: MNEMKKEFNWKRSLIDYTLITLGLFLVAAGVYFFKMPNNFSTGGVSGISILLSAVVPMSKATLMAVINMLLLGVGFIFLGTSFGIRTLYGSVVLSFFVKFFEHLIPLDRPMTDQPLLELVFAVILPAVGSAILFNYSASSGGTDIIAMILKKYTALDIGKALFCTDAIIAVTSGIMFGVTTGLFSVLGLLAKAVVVDNVMEGINVSKYFTIITDRPEEVSEFIHSQLRRGATKYKCIGTYDNKERFVIMSVMNRAQAKQLRDYIRRDDPQAFVIITNSSNILGKGFRTPM; the protein is encoded by the coding sequence ATGAACGAGATGAAAAAAGAATTCAACTGGAAGAGATCTTTAATCGATTATACACTGATTACATTAGGATTGTTTTTAGTAGCAGCAGGTGTGTACTTTTTTAAAATGCCGAACAACTTTTCTACAGGGGGCGTCAGCGGTATATCTATCCTGCTTTCTGCCGTTGTGCCTATGTCAAAGGCAACCCTGATGGCCGTCATAAACATGCTGCTTCTGGGTGTTGGCTTTATATTTTTAGGAACTTCCTTCGGGATAAGAACACTGTATGGTTCAGTCGTATTATCCTTTTTTGTAAAGTTTTTTGAGCATCTGATCCCGTTGGACAGACCTATGACGGATCAGCCTTTACTGGAACTTGTTTTTGCAGTGATACTTCCTGCCGTCGGATCAGCCATTTTATTTAACTATTCAGCCAGCAGCGGAGGCACAGATATTATCGCTATGATCTTAAAAAAATATACAGCCTTAGACATAGGAAAAGCACTGTTTTGTACCGATGCGATCATTGCTGTGACCAGCGGTATCATGTTTGGAGTAACTACCGGTTTATTTTCTGTACTGGGGCTTTTAGCAAAAGCTGTGGTTGTGGATAACGTAATGGAAGGAATTAATGTTTCAAAGTATTTCACCATTATTACAGATAGACCGGAAGAGGTCAGTGAATTTATCCATTCCCAGCTGCGGCGCGGTGCTACGAAATATAAATGTATTGGTACATATGACAATAAAGAGCGGTTTGTGATCATGTCTGTTATGAATCGGGCACAGGCGAAACAGTTAAGAGATTATATCCGGCGGGATGATCCTCAGGCCTTCGTAATTATAACCAATTCAAGCAATATATTGGGGAAGGGTTTCAGAACTCCGATGTAA
- the trpS gene encoding tryptophan--tRNA ligase translates to MKRVFSGVQPTGNIHIGNYLGALRQFVELQNDNECIYCIVDMHSITVPQDPKELRKHTLDVAALYMAIGVDPSKAIVFVQSDVPGHAELSWVLTCSSYTGELSRMTQFKDKSKGKESAPTGLFSYPILMAADILLYDTDLVPVGNDQKQHIELCRDLAIRINNKYGETFVVPDGRFLKEGARIMALDDPTSKMSKSAENPLSRISLLDDESKIKKAIMRSTTDSEGTIRFDVEQKPGISNLMNIYSSFSGLSIADIEKKYDGCGYGDFKKDLVQVTFEALKPIKERYEEIRNSDELIRILKDGAEKANDISEKTMARVKERFGLGIGK, encoded by the coding sequence ATGAAGAGAGTCTTTTCGGGCGTACAGCCCACAGGAAATATACACATAGGAAATTATCTGGGAGCGCTGCGACAATTTGTTGAGCTTCAAAACGATAATGAATGCATCTACTGCATAGTGGACATGCACTCTATTACCGTGCCGCAGGATCCAAAGGAACTGAGAAAGCATACGTTGGACGTGGCTGCTTTATATATGGCTATAGGTGTTGACCCGAGCAAGGCCATTGTATTTGTACAATCCGATGTTCCCGGACATGCTGAATTATCTTGGGTGCTTACCTGCTCTTCTTATACGGGAGAGCTTTCCAGAATGACTCAGTTTAAAGATAAGAGCAAGGGAAAGGAATCCGCACCGACGGGGCTTTTTTCATATCCTATTTTAATGGCGGCGGATATTCTTTTGTACGATACAGATCTTGTCCCCGTGGGAAATGACCAGAAACAGCATATTGAGCTGTGCAGAGATCTGGCGATTCGAATAAACAATAAGTACGGAGAAACCTTTGTCGTTCCGGACGGACGATTTTTAAAGGAAGGGGCCAGAATCATGGCTCTGGATGATCCGACCAGCAAGATGAGCAAAAGTGCGGAAAATCCGCTCAGCAGGATCTCACTGTTGGACGACGAGTCAAAAATTAAGAAAGCCATCATGCGCTCTACAACAGATTCAGAGGGAACCATTCGTTTTGATGTGGAACAGAAGCCGGGCATCAGCAACCTGATGAATATTTACAGCTCCTTTTCAGGCCTGTCTATAGCAGATATTGAGAAGAAATATGACGGCTGCGGATACGGAGACTTTAAAAAGGATTTGGTTCAGGTGACCTTTGAGGCTCTTAAGCCAATAAAAGAAAGATATGAAGAGATTAGAAATTCGGACGAGTTAATCAGAATATTAAAGGATGGCGCGGAGAAAGCCAATGATATTTCTGAAAAAACCATGGCGAGAGTAAAAGAAAGATTTGGCTTAGGGATTGGAAAATAA
- a CDS encoding phosphatase PAP2 family protein translates to MNKKRIFIFSGAIVIFAFIWFYVSRSMAEGKPLIFDTIVSSAIIGFRNEFLNEILTGITYLGNSKTIIFFCVILLFFKRTRIEYGMPLAIAASCSSAIHTFVKIMVHRPRPPVENFLISQGGFSFPSGHSCSGLVFYGLFAYLIFHNAVDKTVHKVMGTLFIILFIAIGISRIYVGVHYPTDVLAGWALGLSILMVTIEILERLRNRRKISKEQ, encoded by the coding sequence ATGAACAAAAAAAGAATTTTTATTTTTAGCGGAGCGATAGTGATTTTCGCTTTTATATGGTTTTACGTCAGCCGTTCTATGGCAGAGGGAAAACCGTTAATTTTTGATACGATTGTCAGCAGTGCCATTATTGGATTTAGAAATGAATTTTTGAACGAGATTTTAACGGGAATAACTTATTTAGGCAATTCAAAGACTATTATTTTTTTCTGTGTAATATTGCTTTTCTTTAAAAGAACAAGGATAGAATATGGAATGCCGCTGGCCATTGCCGCCTCCTGTTCTTCTGCGATACATACGTTTGTGAAAATAATGGTGCACAGGCCCAGACCTCCTGTGGAAAACTTCCTGATTTCACAAGGTGGATTTAGTTTCCCAAGTGGACATTCCTGCTCAGGCCTTGTATTTTATGGACTGTTTGCATATCTGATTTTCCACAATGCTGTGGATAAAACTGTGCATAAAGTAATGGGAACATTGTTTATAATACTGTTTATAGCCATCGGAATCAGCAGAATATATGTGGGCGTACATTATCCTACGGATGTTTTGGCAGGATGGGCATTGGGACTGTCCATATTAATGGTGACCATTGAGATTCTGGAAAGGCTGAGAAACAGAAGGAAAATATCTAAAGAGCAATAG